Proteins from a genomic interval of Francisella salimarina:
- a CDS encoding glycine C-acetyltransferase gives MNNNFYTNVNNKILEIKEAGTYKSERIIATPQEPVINLENGETLINFCANNYLGFANNPEIVSYAKNHIEECGYGMASVRFICGTNSVHKQLEKELSEFFEFEDTILYPSCFDANAGLFETLLTKEDAIISDSLNHASIIDGVRLCKAMRFRYNNNDMQDLESKLIEADQAGARFKMIATDGVFSMDGIIADLKSICDLADKYNAIVMVDDSHASGFVGKNGKGSIEHCDVMGRVDILTGTLGKGLGGASGGYICAKKEVVDLLKNLSRPYLFSNALAPIIAKTSIKALEITKNSNELREQLQANQQRFRSKMTAAGFDLIPGEHPIIPVMIYDEKKAAEFADKLLDYGIYVIAFSYPVVPKGKARIRTQMSAAHTFEQIDKAVDGFTKAAKELGII, from the coding sequence ATGAATAATAATTTCTATACTAATGTAAATAATAAAATACTAGAAATAAAAGAAGCAGGCACATATAAAAGCGAAAGAATAATAGCTACTCCACAAGAACCTGTAATTAATCTAGAAAATGGTGAAACACTAATTAACTTCTGTGCAAACAACTATCTTGGCTTTGCAAATAATCCAGAAATAGTTTCTTATGCAAAAAACCATATTGAAGAATGTGGTTATGGTATGGCATCAGTTAGGTTTATCTGTGGTACAAACTCTGTGCATAAGCAACTAGAAAAAGAACTAAGTGAGTTCTTTGAGTTTGAAGATACAATCCTATATCCATCATGTTTTGATGCCAATGCAGGGCTTTTTGAGACACTTCTTACAAAAGAAGATGCTATTATAAGTGATTCACTTAATCATGCTAGTATTATTGATGGTGTTAGATTATGCAAAGCGATGCGTTTTAGATATAACAATAATGATATGCAAGACCTTGAATCAAAACTTATAGAAGCTGATCAAGCTGGAGCAAGGTTTAAAATGATTGCTACAGATGGTGTCTTCTCAATGGATGGTATTATTGCTGATCTAAAGTCTATTTGTGACTTAGCCGATAAATATAATGCCATTGTTATGGTTGATGATTCTCACGCTTCAGGGTTTGTAGGTAAAAATGGTAAAGGTTCAATTGAACATTGTGATGTTATGGGTAGAGTTGATATCCTAACTGGTACTCTAGGCAAAGGATTAGGTGGCGCTTCAGGTGGCTACATTTGTGCTAAAAAAGAAGTAGTAGATTTACTTAAAAATCTTTCTAGACCATATCTTTTCTCAAATGCTTTAGCACCTATAATAGCTAAAACATCTATTAAAGCTTTAGAAATAACTAAAAATTCAAATGAATTAAGAGAGCAATTACAAGCAAATCAACAGAGATTTAGATCAAAAATGACTGCTGCAGGCTTTGATTTAATACCAGGAGAACACCCTATTATTCCTGTAATGATATATGATGAGAAAAAAGCAGCTGAATTTGCTGATAAGCTACTAGATTATGGTATATATGTAATTGCTTTCTCATATCCAGTGGTACCTAAGGGTAAAGCTAGAATTAGAACACAAATGTCTGCTGCCCATACTTTTGAACAAATCGATAAAGCTGTTGATGGCTTTACAAAAGCTGCCAAAGAATTAGGTATTATATAG